A genome region from Halarchaeum grantii includes the following:
- a CDS encoding histidine kinase, translating into MPDTIASFVPEVDPAEHALVVVNRDAPRPVQSMLEGLFADQPVTVSERELGDVDANTVALVIDSDIVATSPLSALRDCVLTVNSDLYTSGARSLPDVDLPAVLDGLDDVPFSLRGFPASHTEKLLLVTVSRHVEHLAWTAGGGTLRSSFQRLSRLDDERGTRDVYALVSDAGVDTHVYGIPDWTPPRDLGVTMHGGYGEDFRRAWFVVHVPADDDGEHAALVAYETGRNEWHGFWTYRPERVTAIDAYIAETM; encoded by the coding sequence ATGCCCGACACGATCGCGTCGTTCGTCCCGGAAGTCGACCCCGCCGAGCACGCCCTCGTGGTGGTGAACCGGGACGCCCCGCGCCCGGTGCAGTCGATGCTCGAGGGGCTGTTCGCCGACCAGCCGGTGACGGTGTCCGAGCGCGAGCTCGGCGACGTCGACGCGAACACGGTGGCGCTCGTCATCGACAGCGACATCGTCGCCACGTCGCCGCTGTCCGCGCTCCGGGACTGCGTCCTCACCGTGAACTCCGACCTCTACACGTCGGGCGCGCGCTCGCTCCCCGACGTCGACCTCCCGGCGGTTCTCGACGGCCTCGACGACGTCCCCTTCTCGCTCCGCGGCTTCCCCGCATCGCACACGGAGAAGCTCCTGCTGGTCACGGTCTCGCGACACGTCGAGCACCTCGCGTGGACGGCGGGCGGGGGAACGCTCCGGTCGTCCTTCCAGCGCCTCTCCCGCCTCGACGACGAGCGCGGGACGCGCGACGTCTACGCGCTCGTCTCGGACGCGGGCGTCGACACGCACGTCTACGGCATCCCGGACTGGACGCCGCCGCGCGACCTCGGCGTGACGATGCACGGCGGGTACGGCGAGGACTTCCGGCGGGCGTGGTTCGTCGTGCACGTCCCGGCGGACGACGACGGCGAGCACGCCGCGCTCGTCGCGTACGAGACGGGACGAAACGAGTGGCACGGGTTCTGGACCTACCGGCCGGAGCGCGTCACGGCGATCGACGCCTATATCGCCGAGACGATGTGA
- a CDS encoding PAS domain S-box protein — MTDRSGPISVLCVDGEPDMAALVGERVARADDRITTTVATSARAGLTRLEAGDVDCVVSGFDMPGMDGIEFLEAVRATHPDLPFVLFTAGGSEAVASDAISAGATDYVRRDANDDPYATLARRVRAAVDQYRARPQTAASPDVARTVLEASPDAILVGVDGDCVFANAAAVDQFGAADADALRGRSMTALLGSADAADEHATEASVTWERRTIRALDGTAFPAEVTRRAVSWGGRDATVGIVRALAERVSDTHERVRYRTAFEQAMDAMVIADDDGTYVEANRSAVELFGLPRAELLGSHVSDFAPADYDFATEWEGFKRGGLDRGTFPLLRPDGERRAVEYAATAEIAPGEHLSVLRDVTERERLEEQLLTERDTLREIYEIIATREMGFETKIRRLLDVGREFLGVPYGFLTEIDGDTQHIVAACGDHELLQPGESCPLSEAYCRETVTRAELVTVQNAVAEGLSDDPAYERFELGCYVGSKILVNGELYGTFCFAGTEPRANAFSEAERTFVELLAQWVSYELERDQVTAELEAQNERLEEFASMVSHDLRSPLSVAQGYLELAREDGDPEQFDRVRDAHERMGRLIDDLLYLAREGEEIGETEPVPLREAVERAWATVEDGSSAALAVGDDLGTVVADPARLQQLLENLFSNAIEHGGPDVTVRVTALEGGFAVTDDGPGIPADLREEVFERGVSTVESGSGFGLHIVREIVGGHGWRVDVTDGPEGGARFEITGVDVT, encoded by the coding sequence ATGACTGACCGGAGCGGACCGATATCGGTGCTCTGTGTGGACGGCGAGCCCGATATGGCCGCTCTCGTCGGCGAGCGCGTCGCACGCGCCGACGACCGCATCACCACGACCGTCGCCACGAGCGCGAGGGCGGGCCTGACGCGACTCGAGGCGGGCGACGTCGACTGCGTCGTCAGCGGCTTCGACATGCCGGGGATGGACGGGATCGAGTTTCTCGAAGCCGTCCGCGCGACCCACCCGGACCTCCCGTTCGTCCTCTTCACCGCCGGCGGCAGCGAGGCGGTCGCCAGCGACGCGATTTCGGCGGGGGCGACCGACTACGTCCGCAGGGACGCGAACGACGACCCGTACGCGACCCTCGCGCGGCGCGTCCGCGCCGCCGTCGACCAGTACCGGGCGCGGCCGCAGACCGCGGCGTCCCCGGACGTCGCACGGACCGTCCTCGAGGCCTCACCGGACGCGATACTCGTCGGCGTCGACGGCGACTGCGTCTTCGCGAACGCCGCCGCCGTCGACCAATTTGGCGCCGCCGACGCCGACGCCCTCCGCGGTCGCTCCATGACCGCGCTCCTCGGGTCAGCCGACGCTGCCGACGAGCACGCGACCGAGGCGAGCGTCACGTGGGAGCGCCGCACGATTCGCGCGCTCGACGGCACGGCGTTCCCCGCGGAAGTGACGCGCCGCGCCGTCTCGTGGGGCGGCCGGGACGCGACCGTGGGCATCGTCCGCGCGCTCGCCGAGCGGGTGTCCGACACTCACGAGCGCGTGCGCTATCGGACCGCGTTCGAGCAGGCGATGGACGCGATGGTGATCGCGGACGACGACGGGACGTACGTCGAGGCCAACCGGAGCGCGGTCGAACTGTTCGGCCTCCCGCGCGCGGAACTGCTCGGCTCGCACGTCTCCGACTTCGCCCCCGCGGACTACGACTTCGCGACCGAGTGGGAGGGGTTCAAGCGGGGCGGCCTCGACCGGGGGACGTTCCCGCTCCTGCGACCGGACGGCGAGCGCCGCGCGGTCGAGTACGCGGCGACGGCCGAAATCGCGCCCGGCGAGCACCTCTCCGTGCTCCGCGACGTCACCGAGCGCGAGCGCCTCGAGGAGCAGCTGCTGACCGAGCGCGACACCCTCCGCGAGATCTACGAGATAATCGCCACGCGTGAGATGGGCTTCGAGACGAAGATCCGCCGGCTCCTCGACGTCGGCCGCGAGTTCCTCGGCGTCCCGTACGGCTTCCTCACGGAGATCGACGGGGACACCCAGCACATCGTCGCGGCGTGTGGCGACCACGAACTCCTCCAGCCGGGCGAGTCGTGCCCGCTCTCGGAGGCCTACTGCCGGGAGACGGTCACGCGCGCGGAGCTCGTCACCGTGCAGAACGCCGTCGCCGAGGGGCTCTCGGACGACCCCGCGTACGAGCGCTTCGAACTCGGGTGTTACGTCGGGTCGAAGATCCTCGTCAACGGCGAGCTCTACGGGACGTTCTGCTTCGCGGGCACCGAGCCGCGCGCGAACGCCTTCTCCGAGGCCGAGCGGACGTTCGTCGAGCTGCTCGCGCAGTGGGTGAGCTACGAGCTCGAACGCGATCAGGTCACGGCGGAGCTCGAGGCGCAGAACGAACGCCTCGAGGAGTTCGCGTCGATGGTGAGCCACGACCTCCGAAGCCCGCTCTCCGTGGCGCAGGGCTATCTCGAGCTCGCGCGCGAGGACGGCGACCCCGAGCAGTTCGACCGCGTTCGGGACGCCCACGAGCGGATGGGGCGGCTGATCGACGACCTGCTCTACCTCGCTCGCGAGGGCGAGGAGATCGGTGAGACCGAGCCGGTCCCGCTCCGAGAGGCCGTCGAGCGCGCGTGGGCGACCGTCGAGGACGGGTCGTCGGCCGCGCTCGCCGTCGGTGACGACCTCGGGACCGTCGTCGCCGACCCGGCCCGCCTCCAGCAGCTCCTCGAGAACCTCTTCTCGAACGCCATCGAGCACGGCGGGCCGGACGTGACCGTTCGCGTCACGGCGCTTGAGGGCGGCTTCGCCGTGACGGACGACGGCCCCGGCATCCCCGCCGACCTCCGCGAGGAGGTCTTCGAGCGCGGCGTCTCCACCGTCGAGAGCGGCTCCGGCTTCGGCCTCCACATCGTCCGCGAAATCGTCGGCGGTCACGGCTGGCGCGTCGACGTGACGGACGGCCCCGAGGGCGGCGCGCGCTTCGAGATAACGGGCGTGGACGTGACGTAG